The DNA segment TATTCAGGAATTGCTCAGAGGTATTCCGCTGCCCCGGATGGTAAAGGTCCGGCAGGCTTTTCCCGCGCCCCGTCTGACGGATGTGGCCGGTACGCTGCGCCGGGAGCTTGCCAGGGAAGAGATAAGCCGGCGGGTCCGTCCGGGGATGAAGGTGGCGGTGGCCGTGGGCAGCCGCGGTGTGGCCGATATTCCCACCCTGGCCAGGGTTACGGTCGAAGAATTGAAACGATTGGGAGCGGAGCCTTTTATCGTGCCGGCCATGGGCAGCCATGGCGGCGCGACCGCCGAAGGGCAGCGGGACGTGCTGGCCAACCTGGGAGTGACCGAGGAGAGCGCCGGATGCCCGATTATGTCGTCGATGGCGGTGGTGGAGATCGGCCGCCTGGACAACGGCTTGCCGGTTTATATCGACGAATATGCCCACGGCGCCGACGGCATCGTGGTCATCAACCGCATCAAGCCTCATACTGCGTTCCGCGGCGCCAACGAGAGCGGGCTGGTGAAGATGATTACCATCGGCCTCGGCAAGCAGAAGGGAGCCGAGTCTTGCCACGCCTTCAGCTTCAAATATATGGCCGAACATATCCCCGCCATGGCCAGGATCGTGCTGGCCAAGATGCCGGTGCTGTTCGGCGTGGGCAGCGTCGAGAACGCCTATGATCAGGTGGCCAAGGTTGTCGCGGTGACGCCGGAAGAACTGATCGAAACCGACAAAAGGCTGTTGGTCGAAGCCAAAGCCAACATGGCCAGCCTGCCGTTCGCGCAGATCGATGTGCTGGTTGTTGACAGGATCGGCAAGGATATCTCGGGTGATGGCATGGACCCGAATATAACCGGCCGCTATCCAACCCCCTACGCTTCCGGCGGGCCGGACATCGCCAAGCTGGCGGTGCTCGACCTGACTGATGCCACCCATGGCAACGCCAACGGCATGGGAACGGCCGATATCACCACCCGCCGGCTTGTCAACAAGACAAATTTCCCGATGACATACTGCAACGGCCTGACTTCGACGGTTCTCATCCCCACAAAGGTCCCGGCGGTGTTCGAGTGCGACCGCGACGCGGTTCGGGCGGCCGTAAAGACATGCAACGCCCGCGACCTGACGAAAGCCCGCCTGGTGAGGATTCAGGATACGCTGCACCTTGAGGAGATTCGTATTTCCGAGGCCCTGCTGGAGGAGGCGAAGGCCAACCCGCGGCTTACGGTGGTCGGCGAACCTGTTGAGATGCGCTTCGATGCGGCAGGGAATTTCACCGAATAGCAGCATAGGAAGAACTGCGCCAAAGTAAAAACCACGGACCTAAGTCCGTGGTTTTTGTATCTGCGCACATAAAGTTAGATACGATCACGCAATAGCTTGAATGCCGTGTTCGGCAAGCTTGGCGGTTATCTCGCTGAAGGTTGTGCGGCTGGGGTCGTAGTAGACGGTCGTCAGGCTTTCGATGTTGTTGATGCTGATGAAATAAACGCCCGGCAGGCCGCGGAGCGATTTTTCGGCTTCCCTGGGATTCTCACTGACGCCTTTGACGAAGAATTTAACCTGTGAGCTGCCGTGAGCGGGGCAGCCGCAATCTTTGCACATGGTCAGCACCTCCGGTTAATCGTATTTTTAGTATAGCGCAATCGGCGCGCGACGGCGAATAATCAATTGTGATAGGCTGGTAAGAATGTAATTATGGCGCCAGGGAAGCTGAAGGCGGAGGGGGTATTTTTTCGTTGCGGATATAGCTGGAGGTATTTGCCAATTATATGGAGAATATTAATATATTATTTCGTCGCTTGCTGCGCAGCGGCTACCCAACTGCGCAGCCACGCACACTTTCTTTTTTTGTGGGGGGCCAAACGATGAACGGCAAATGGCTGGCCTGGCTGGGCGCGGCGGATCTGCCCGAGCCCAGGCGTGATATGGCGGCCGTGGAATTGTCCGGGGTCGGAAAAGTATATGTGACAGGTGCGGGAGAATTCGAAGCCCTGCGCGGCGTCGACCTGACAGTGAAAGCCGGCGAGTTTGTGGCTGTT comes from the Sporomusaceae bacterium genome and includes:
- a CDS encoding lactate racemase domain-containing protein: MDVIQELLRGIPLPRMVKVRQAFPAPRLTDVAGTLRRELAREEISRRVRPGMKVAVAVGSRGVADIPTLARVTVEELKRLGAEPFIVPAMGSHGGATAEGQRDVLANLGVTEESAGCPIMSSMAVVEIGRLDNGLPVYIDEYAHGADGIVVINRIKPHTAFRGANESGLVKMITIGLGKQKGAESCHAFSFKYMAEHIPAMARIVLAKMPVLFGVGSVENAYDQVAKVVAVTPEELIETDKRLLVEAKANMASLPFAQIDVLVVDRIGKDISGDGMDPNITGRYPTPYASGGPDIAKLAVLDLTDATHGNANGMGTADITTRRLVNKTNFPMTYCNGLTSTVLIPTKVPAVFECDRDAVRAAVKTCNARDLTKARLVRIQDTLHLEEIRISEALLEEAKANPRLTVVGEPVEMRFDAAGNFTE
- a CDS encoding heavy-metal-associated domain-containing protein, with translation MCKDCGCPAHGSSQVKFFVKGVSENPREAEKSLRGLPGVYFISINNIESLTTVYYDPSRTTFSEITAKLAEHGIQAIA